Proteins from a single region of Aureibacter tunicatorum:
- a CDS encoding glycosyltransferase family 4 protein: MKVIHVFPSFKRYGGAQKVIFQLYKYLNKFGRNYICSFDKYEDINERFLSSLDRNQFLHFYDLRKLKLRDYIIISHDRKLTSGLVLLNYLFRFKLIHVAHGVYNKHKYFSFFPKNIIAVSKAVRSNLVDYFNVDNTSIEVIYNGVEDHKKKGEKNYFKSANRILLLGQIESNKQQLEIIQNMDSGRNNNFKIAFAGEGCQSETLVQAINESAFRECFDYLGFVEDVYSLIPKYDYVMLFSKKEGLGISLIEGCMYGRPLVARTSEGAEACGEVCKNGFNGFEVTDIVSLFDVLENLPSRDSREFMKLSKNSRVMYEKYFSESMMIHSYDLYLKKI, translated from the coding sequence ATGAAAGTAATTCATGTATTTCCTTCTTTTAAGCGGTATGGGGGGGCGCAAAAAGTAATTTTTCAATTGTATAAATACTTAAATAAGTTTGGGCGAAATTATATTTGCAGTTTCGATAAGTATGAAGATATTAATGAACGTTTTTTATCAAGTTTAGATAGAAATCAATTTTTACATTTTTATGATTTAAGAAAATTAAAACTTAGGGATTATATTATTATTTCTCACGATAGAAAGCTTACATCGGGATTAGTACTATTGAATTATTTATTTAGATTTAAGTTAATTCATGTTGCTCATGGAGTATATAATAAGCATAAGTACTTTTCCTTTTTTCCAAAAAATATTATTGCTGTTTCAAAAGCGGTTAGAAGTAATCTTGTTGATTATTTTAATGTTGATAACACTTCAATAGAAGTGATTTATAATGGAGTAGAAGACCATAAAAAAAAGGGAGAGAAGAATTATTTTAAGAGTGCGAACAGAATATTGTTATTAGGTCAAATAGAATCAAATAAACAACAGTTAGAGATTATTCAAAATATGGATAGCGGTAGAAATAATAATTTTAAAATCGCTTTTGCTGGAGAAGGGTGTCAGTCAGAGACTCTTGTTCAAGCAATAAATGAATCTGCATTTAGAGAATGTTTTGACTATCTTGGGTTTGTTGAAGATGTATATAGCTTAATACCTAAATATGATTATGTTATGTTGTTCAGTAAAAAAGAGGGATTAGGAATCTCATTGATTGAGGGCTGTATGTATGGTAGGCCATTAGTTGCAAGAACATCAGAAGGTGCAGAGGCATGTGGGGAGGTTTGTAAAAATGGGTTTAATGGTTTTGAAGTTACTGATATTGTTTCTCTTTTTGATGTGTTAGAAAACTTACCATCTCGAGATAGTAGAGAGTTTATGAAGTTGTCTAAGAATTCTCGAGTTATGTACGAAAAATATTTTAGTGAAAGTATGATGATTCATTCCTATGATTTATATCTAAAGAAAATATGA
- a CDS encoding Wzz/FepE/Etk N-terminal domain-containing protein, protein MLPAETETETRSSVATSQHSKQYVDEDEIDLIEVAKSIWDRRKLISKISLVTLVIGIFYAFTTPAEYTSISVVLPESDESSMMDLGGLGGLAGLAGIDMAALGGKGSFSPELYPKVLESTPFQLELIETPIYFESLGRKIPLRNYFEEHAPVNVSDIIIQYTFGLPFQLVKLFKDERKLKAADENYIKLTEDEAKLLDDLKDRITIESDKKNGLINISVEMPDAYASAEVNGLVVRALTDFVIDYQVQKQKKNVDFIKERYLEAKGQYEGLQEKMAKYTDSHRNIITADANLEKQRLEFDLNLAFSVYSGLTNQLEQAEIKLKEETPVFTVLSPGEIPYKKSAPRKGMILISSVFIGIVLGIIIVFFNNLFNNLKGQW, encoded by the coding sequence ATGTTGCCAGCAGAAACAGAAACAGAAACAAGGTCGTCCGTAGCTACTTCTCAGCATTCTAAACAATATGTAGATGAAGATGAAATAGATCTAATAGAAGTGGCAAAAAGTATTTGGGATAGAAGAAAATTAATTTCCAAAATCTCATTAGTGACTTTGGTTATTGGAATTTTTTATGCCTTTACGACACCTGCCGAATATACCTCCATTAGTGTTGTTTTACCTGAATCAGATGAAAGCTCTATGATGGATTTAGGTGGTTTAGGTGGATTGGCAGGATTGGCAGGCATAGATATGGCTGCTTTAGGGGGGAAAGGCTCATTTTCGCCAGAACTGTATCCAAAAGTGCTTGAAAGTACACCTTTTCAGTTGGAACTTATTGAGACGCCAATATATTTTGAGTCATTAGGAAGAAAAATTCCGTTGAGAAATTATTTTGAAGAGCATGCGCCTGTAAATGTATCTGATATAATTATTCAGTATACTTTTGGCTTACCATTTCAGTTAGTAAAACTATTTAAAGATGAAAGAAAACTGAAAGCTGCTGATGAAAATTATATTAAATTGACTGAAGATGAAGCGAAATTATTGGATGATTTGAAAGATAGAATTACAATTGAATCTGATAAAAAAAATGGACTTATTAATATATCTGTTGAAATGCCTGATGCATACGCTTCAGCCGAAGTTAATGGATTGGTAGTGAGGGCTTTAACTGATTTTGTGATTGATTATCAAGTTCAGAAACAAAAGAAGAATGTAGATTTTATCAAAGAAAGATATTTGGAAGCTAAAGGTCAATATGAAGGTCTTCAAGAAAAAATGGCCAAGTATACAGATTCGCATAGAAATATTATTACTGCTGATGCTAACCTTGAAAAGCAAAGATTAGAGTTTGATTTAAATTTAGCGTTTAGTGTGTATAGCGGTTTAACAAACCAGTTGGAACAGGCAGAGATCAAGCTTAAGGAAGAAACACCAGTTTTCACTGTTTTAAGTCCTGGAGAAATTCCTTATAAAAAGAGTGCTCCTAGAAAAGGTATGATTTTAATATCTTCAGTTTTTATCGGCATCGTATTGGGTATAATAATAGTTTTTTTTAATAATTTGTTTAATAATTTAAAAGGTCAGTGGTAA
- a CDS encoding lipopolysaccharide biosynthesis protein, with translation MEVLLRVYKNQFVRNFGVNGLNFIVKIGLGLLLPPLLIKLIGLSSLGYVQIATSVAAYSALLSTSLNQANNKFVTVGIGSNNQPYVNNVLSTIFTMYGVSFLLVIPLLLLFLLNVDVFVDVDTNDINSIRLLFLFVGLSQICVMSNTALASPLYAKNRIDLIQGVNVTRNILRLIFIFFGLSYVVPNIVAVGVAIFTSSLISTIISIYYFRDSLPSFSFTKFSSSILSDVMKLSGWTCVSVLGVMFFMQTDILLINRFLGSETSGEFALLNQWVVLLISLTAVLSGSLAPKIMMEYSKGNIDKMKILFLSSIKHQGIFIAIPISIIFVFADFILKIWVGEDFVYLSNYLRLIIVLLSISMAMRQVATINTIFDKMKGHALLTLFFSLCHIVAVIFLLKYTTFGMVGVIISNVLFFFLLNVVFLPLYANKKLKISKRKIYKHLFLILLFEISLIAIGFTLRYLSGGESYISALLIVLFLLFVSLVGIYFFIADQSERKLLKNYLGGIK, from the coding sequence ATGGAAGTATTGTTAAGGGTTTATAAAAATCAATTTGTTCGAAATTTTGGAGTGAATGGATTGAATTTTATTGTTAAGATTGGCTTGGGATTGTTATTGCCTCCTTTATTAATAAAGTTAATAGGACTTTCTTCATTGGGCTATGTCCAAATTGCTACCAGTGTGGCGGCTTATTCAGCTTTGTTGTCGACATCTTTAAACCAAGCAAATAACAAATTTGTGACAGTAGGAATTGGATCGAATAATCAACCGTATGTTAACAATGTGCTTTCAACTATTTTCACAATGTACGGTGTGAGCTTTTTACTTGTTATCCCCTTATTGTTGTTGTTCCTTCTAAATGTTGATGTTTTTGTAGATGTAGATACTAATGATATAAATTCTATAAGACTTTTGTTTTTATTTGTAGGATTAAGCCAGATCTGCGTGATGAGTAATACAGCTTTAGCAAGTCCATTATATGCGAAAAATAGAATTGATTTGATTCAAGGTGTAAATGTTACAAGGAATATTCTGCGATTAATTTTTATTTTTTTTGGATTAAGTTATGTGGTTCCCAATATAGTTGCAGTAGGTGTAGCGATTTTTACTTCTTCACTGATTTCAACTATAATTTCCATTTACTATTTTAGAGATAGCCTTCCGTCTTTTTCATTTACTAAGTTTAGTTCTAGTATTTTATCAGATGTTATGAAGCTTTCAGGCTGGACATGCGTAAGCGTTTTAGGTGTGATGTTTTTTATGCAAACGGATATTTTATTGATAAATAGATTTTTAGGCTCGGAAACATCTGGAGAGTTTGCATTACTTAATCAATGGGTTGTATTATTGATTAGTTTGACAGCTGTATTGAGTGGTTCTTTAGCTCCAAAAATTATGATGGAGTACTCAAAAGGAAATATTGACAAAATGAAAATACTTTTCTTGAGTTCAATTAAACATCAAGGGATTTTTATTGCAATTCCGATTAGTATAATATTTGTTTTTGCTGATTTTATTTTGAAAATATGGGTAGGCGAAGACTTTGTATATTTGTCGAATTACTTGCGGTTGATCATTGTTTTGCTGAGCATTTCTATGGCTATGAGACAAGTAGCAACAATCAATACTATTTTTGATAAAATGAAAGGTCATGCACTCTTAACATTGTTTTTTAGTTTGTGTCATATAGTTGCTGTAATATTTTTGCTTAAATACACTACTTTTGGTATGGTGGGGGTTATTATAAGCAATGTTTTGTTTTTTTTCCTTTTAAATGTGGTTTTTCTACCATTATATGCGAATAAAAAATTAAAAATTTCAAAAAGAAAAATTTATAAGCATTTGTTTTTAATTTTGCTTTTTGAAATTAGTTTGATTGCAATAGGTTTTACATTAAGGTATTTAAGTGGAGGAGAATCTTATATTAGTGCTTTATTAATAGTGCTTTTTCTTTTGTTTGTATCTTTAGTAGGCATATATTTTTTTATAGCCGATCAGTCTGAACGTAAATTGTTGAAAAACTATTTAGGAGGTATAAAATGA
- the wecC gene encoding UDP-N-acetyl-D-mannosamine dehydrogenase, giving the protein MNKETYISEVVMMGLGYIGLPTAALISQNQVKVWGVDINPQVVDTINSGKIHIIEPELDQVVETAVTNDYLKAGVEPIEAKTYLIVVPTPFKGNHEPDISFVESATRSVLPLLKEGDLYIIESTSPVGTTEKMANLIYQARPDLQGKISIAYCPERVLPGNVMYELVHNDRVIGGIDDTSTQKAVEFYKQFVKGELHQTNARTAEMCKLVENSSRDVQIAFANELSLICDKAGINVWELISLANKHPRVNILQPGCGVGGHCIAVDPYFIVSEYPMESQIIGKAREINNYKAFWCAEKIKTAKLEFELKNGRKPTLALMGLAFKPNIDDLRESPAKYIVQKVLQDANNEDYLIVEPNIEDHKVFKLTPYQEAVKKADIIAILVAHDEFKSLDLENDSKVVLNFCGI; this is encoded by the coding sequence ATGAATAAAGAAACATACATATCAGAAGTAGTCATGATGGGCTTAGGTTATATAGGCCTACCAACAGCCGCATTGATTTCACAAAATCAAGTTAAAGTATGGGGTGTAGATATTAACCCTCAAGTAGTTGATACTATAAATTCAGGTAAAATACATATAATTGAACCTGAGTTGGATCAAGTTGTTGAAACGGCTGTAACAAATGATTATTTGAAAGCAGGGGTAGAACCAATTGAGGCTAAAACTTACTTGATAGTTGTTCCAACTCCATTTAAGGGCAATCACGAACCAGATATCTCTTTTGTCGAATCAGCAACTCGTTCAGTATTACCTTTGTTAAAAGAAGGTGATTTGTACATTATTGAGTCTACTTCGCCTGTTGGCACTACTGAGAAAATGGCTAATTTAATATATCAAGCAAGACCGGATTTACAAGGAAAGATAAGTATAGCTTACTGTCCAGAACGTGTTTTGCCAGGTAACGTGATGTATGAATTAGTGCATAATGACCGTGTAATTGGCGGTATAGACGATACCTCTACTCAAAAAGCGGTTGAATTTTACAAACAGTTTGTCAAAGGAGAGTTACATCAAACAAATGCTAGAACGGCAGAAATGTGCAAGTTAGTGGAAAACTCTTCACGTGATGTACAGATAGCCTTTGCTAATGAACTTTCATTGATTTGTGATAAAGCAGGGATCAATGTTTGGGAACTTATTAGCTTAGCTAATAAGCATCCAAGAGTAAATATACTTCAGCCAGGCTGTGGTGTTGGAGGACATTGTATTGCTGTTGACCCATATTTCATTGTTTCAGAGTATCCTATGGAGTCTCAAATAATTGGCAAAGCTAGAGAGATTAACAACTATAAAGCATTTTGGTGTGCTGAAAAAATCAAGACGGCAAAACTTGAATTTGAACTAAAAAATGGGCGTAAGCCAACTTTAGCATTGATGGGCTTAGCATTCAAGCCAAACATTGATGATTTGAGAGAAAGCCCTGCAAAGTATATTGTTCAGAAAGTGCTTCAAGATGCAAATAATGAAGATTATTTAATTGTTGAACCTAATATTGAAGATCATAAAGTTTTTAAATTAACACCTTATCAAGAAGCTGTTAAGAAAGCGGATATTATTGCTATTCTAGTTGCACATGATGAGTTTAAAAGCCTTGATTTAGAAAACGATAGCAAAGTGGTTTTAAATTTTTGTGGAATATAA
- a CDS encoding UDP-N-acetylmuramate dehydrogenase, producing MEYNKLFDIVSQVQVGSIEIKLDELKSFLRNSFVYFVEDYHLKYQTYFKTGGHVKCFIAPSSLKEMRKVIDFLYYEKIDYKLIGATSNILFFDEITYAVVVSTKNLGNCNIDHKNRIARIEAGFSLEAFVRVMLVEGYEGFEGLEGIPGTIGGGVFMNAGAYGYNISDQIISVECLDEKGNFVTLDKLDCGFKYRDSIFKSSSLIILAVNFALRKGEGSVISKKIETFHIARHSYQEFAYPNLGSMISLSGNLYAEILKRNKKLYYLYFVIKVLFKNPLVKFYKRKSPDSIPFNKLLKMYLKELSKEIESHPMSKKSANILINKNKLTGIDFLNYMYGLHDLVDSVYKIENEPVLKSIYKADEEFLLKAKELIR from the coding sequence GTGGAATATAATAAATTATTTGATATTGTGAGTCAAGTTCAGGTTGGTAGTATAGAAATTAAATTGGATGAACTTAAATCTTTTCTAAGAAATAGTTTTGTCTATTTTGTTGAGGATTATCACTTAAAATATCAAACCTATTTTAAAACTGGAGGACATGTAAAATGTTTTATAGCACCATCTTCTCTTAAGGAGATGCGAAAAGTAATTGATTTCCTTTATTATGAAAAAATTGATTATAAGTTAATTGGAGCTACGAGCAATATTTTATTCTTTGATGAAATTACATACGCTGTTGTCGTTTCAACTAAGAATTTAGGGAACTGTAACATTGATCATAAAAATAGAATAGCACGTATAGAAGCAGGGTTTTCTTTAGAAGCATTTGTTCGCGTTATGCTTGTTGAGGGATATGAGGGGTTTGAAGGATTGGAAGGAATTCCAGGGACTATTGGAGGAGGCGTTTTTATGAACGCAGGAGCTTATGGTTATAATATTTCCGATCAAATCATTTCAGTCGAATGCCTTGATGAAAAAGGTAACTTTGTTACATTAGATAAATTAGATTGCGGGTTTAAATATCGTGATTCTATATTTAAATCATCATCATTAATTATTTTAGCAGTGAATTTTGCTTTAAGAAAAGGGGAAGGCTCTGTAATTTCAAAAAAGATTGAAACTTTTCATATAGCACGACATTCATATCAAGAGTTTGCTTACCCTAATTTAGGCAGTATGATTTCTTTGAGCGGTAATTTATATGCCGAAATATTAAAAAGAAATAAAAAACTTTATTATTTGTATTTTGTGATTAAAGTGTTATTCAAGAATCCTTTAGTCAAATTTTATAAACGAAAGAGCCCCGATAGCATTCCTTTTAATAAACTGCTTAAAATGTATTTAAAAGAGTTGTCTAAAGAAATAGAATCGCATCCTATGTCCAAAAAAAGCGCTAATATTTTGATTAATAAAAATAAGTTGACTGGTATCGATTTTCTAAATTATATGTATGGCTTACATGACTTGGTAGATTCAGTATATAAGATTGAAAATGAACCTGTTTTAAAGTCAATTTATAAAGCAGATGAAGAATTTCTATTAAAGGCAAAAGAATTAATTAGATGA
- a CDS encoding polysaccharide pyruvyl transferase family protein: MKKAYILAYQRATNYGAVLQIYALKKVLESKDVKVEVIDYIPYWMKVTLKNQPSVLSYLKRKLMNRTFDSFFGRLGLTKESYYSNADLCSKLPEADYYFVGSDQVWNTNIMKEDISYFLNFAPKQAKKVGYAVSMGNNPIASTFLDDVKEEIKHFDAVSVREMYVSEFVSTISSLETQIVLDPTLLLSCSDYDAVCDSKKFNKEYIVVYSAMRDENLYSMAIKLSNQTGLPIINLGYHFKGAHKHEYFKSPGNWLNRIKQAKYFLTNSFHGTVFSILMKKEFYVVPNTSQPGLNARFVELLNSLNLENRLINTYDELLNKLDSKICFNRPLELLEKRKEDSISFINRVLD, translated from the coding sequence ATGAAAAAGGCTTATATATTAGCATACCAAAGAGCTACTAACTATGGCGCTGTTTTACAGATATATGCACTAAAAAAGGTACTTGAGAGTAAAGATGTTAAGGTTGAGGTGATAGACTATATTCCTTATTGGATGAAAGTTACTCTTAAAAATCAGCCGTCAGTGCTTAGTTATCTAAAAAGGAAATTAATGAACAGAACGTTTGATAGTTTTTTTGGTAGGCTAGGGTTGACAAAAGAAAGCTATTATTCAAATGCTGATTTGTGCAGTAAATTACCTGAAGCAGATTATTATTTTGTTGGGAGTGATCAAGTTTGGAATACAAATATTATGAAGGAGGATATATCCTACTTTTTAAATTTTGCCCCTAAACAAGCTAAAAAGGTTGGTTATGCAGTTAGTATGGGAAATAATCCAATTGCTTCTACATTTTTAGACGATGTGAAAGAAGAAATTAAGCATTTTGATGCGGTTTCTGTCAGAGAAATGTATGTTTCTGAATTTGTTTCCACAATTAGTAGTTTAGAAACTCAAATAGTATTAGATCCAACATTGCTATTAAGTTGCTCGGATTATGATGCTGTATGTGATTCTAAAAAGTTTAACAAAGAATATATTGTTGTTTATTCTGCGATGAGGGATGAGAACCTATACTCTATGGCGATAAAATTGAGTAATCAAACGGGGCTGCCTATTATTAATTTAGGCTATCATTTTAAAGGTGCTCATAAGCATGAGTATTTTAAAAGTCCAGGCAATTGGTTGAATAGAATTAAACAGGCTAAGTATTTTCTAACTAACTCATTTCATGGAACAGTATTCTCTATTTTGATGAAAAAGGAATTTTATGTTGTTCCGAATACTAGTCAACCCGGCTTGAACGCTAGATTTGTGGAATTACTTAATTCTTTAAATTTAGAAAATAGACTAATTAATACATATGATGAGCTATTAAATAAATTAGACTCTAAGATTTGTTTTAACAGACCTCTTGAATTGTTGGAAAAAAGAAAAGAAGATTCAATTTCATTTATTAATAGAGTTCTAGATTAA
- the wecB gene encoding non-hydrolyzing UDP-N-acetylglucosamine 2-epimerase — protein sequence MKKILLVFGTRPEAIKMLPLVKEFKAKEAFETKVCVTAQHREMLDQVLDFFDVTPDFDLDLMKPNQNLYSLTGDIINGLKSILEEFIPDYVFVHGDTTTTMASSIAAFYSGAKVCHIEAGLRTNNKKSPFPEEINRQITGRIADYHFAPTDKSKSNLLAENIKEEDILVTGNTVIDALLESVEIVNQMESPKIQQLKKLIQTDKDIILVTGHRRENHGQGFLNICEALKEIADKANDVKIIYPVHLNPNVQKPVYDILDGHASINLIDPLPYEAFVWLMDKAKIIITDSGGVQEEAPSLGKPVLVMRDTTERPEAIEAGTVILVGTDKDKIVNETMNLLYDNERYEEMSKLHNPYGDGKAAHRIVNFIAELDEVSVEN from the coding sequence ATGAAGAAGATACTTCTAGTATTTGGTACAAGACCAGAAGCAATTAAGATGTTGCCATTGGTTAAAGAATTTAAAGCAAAAGAGGCGTTTGAAACAAAAGTTTGTGTTACTGCTCAGCATAGAGAAATGCTTGATCAGGTACTTGATTTTTTTGATGTTACTCCTGATTTTGATTTAGATTTGATGAAGCCAAATCAGAACCTTTATTCTTTGACAGGAGATATTATCAATGGGCTTAAGTCCATTTTGGAGGAATTTATTCCTGATTATGTCTTTGTGCATGGGGATACTACTACTACTATGGCTTCAAGTATAGCTGCATTTTATAGCGGAGCGAAAGTTTGCCATATAGAAGCTGGACTTCGGACCAATAATAAAAAATCTCCTTTTCCTGAAGAAATCAATCGTCAAATTACAGGGCGTATTGCCGATTATCATTTCGCACCAACAGATAAATCTAAGTCAAATTTGTTAGCAGAGAATATAAAGGAAGAAGATATTTTGGTGACTGGAAATACTGTAATAGATGCATTACTGGAGAGTGTTGAGATAGTTAACCAAATGGAATCCCCTAAGATTCAACAATTAAAAAAATTGATTCAAACAGACAAAGACATCATATTAGTGACAGGTCATAGGAGAGAGAATCATGGCCAAGGATTTTTGAATATCTGTGAAGCATTGAAAGAAATTGCAGATAAAGCAAATGATGTTAAGATAATTTATCCTGTTCACCTAAATCCAAACGTGCAAAAACCAGTTTACGATATTTTAGATGGGCATGCATCGATTAATTTAATAGATCCATTGCCTTATGAAGCTTTTGTTTGGTTAATGGATAAAGCAAAAATTATTATAACAGATAGTGGCGGTGTCCAAGAAGAAGCTCCAAGTTTAGGTAAACCAGTATTAGTGATGAGAGATACAACTGAAAGGCCAGAAGCCATTGAAGCTGGAACTGTAATTTTGGTAGGAACTGATAAAGATAAGATTGTAAATGAAACAATGAATTTGTTATATGATAATGAACGATATGAAGAAATGAGTAAACTACACAACCCTTATGGAGATGGAAAAGCTGCTCATAGGATTGTAAATTTCATCGCTGAGTTAGATGAAGTATCTGTTGAAAATTAA
- a CDS encoding capsule assembly Wzi family protein, with the protein MQKKHNLSLFILSFFFLSHQLSAQDLDSLKIEISSLNAFSSKGYLPLWMSANRHGLYDDSQANYILKGAIYGEKQISKKLKFSGELDLLLYNNSISQSRAQQAYLQLDYGKFRFWGGLKEHTMSSHAPDIGSGSFSISGNARPIPTIAFGFPEYTDLPWTNGFVQFKGMFEQSWLEKDRYISKAMLHSKNFYLKTNKLPVNLQVGMTHNVVFGGTHPVHGKLPPYNFKDYLTILIPAGNSGNSPIEGENTNQAGTHRGMFDFGLTANIKDWELTLYHQKPFEDLSGYIRFFEQNKDHFTGIVAKSKSKKIISEFTYEWIYTKWQSGPGLPDPNAEHPNNESNYGYRFGGRDDYYNSMHYLNGYTFHRYSIGTPLFITTDRANYYFDGNVQGTQYNEQFVSNRMIAHHLGIKGWLSKWISYRALFTYTENFGTYTTENNGRYNWDSMNPDRPPYNDGSTTYQFDGGLKQYYTMIEISSPLPFWKNMSAHSTFAYDFGELSHNFGMIIGIAYTL; encoded by the coding sequence ATGCAAAAAAAACACAATCTTAGTTTATTTATATTATCATTTTTTTTCTTATCTCATCAATTAAGTGCTCAAGATTTAGATTCACTTAAAATCGAAATCAGTTCTTTAAATGCTTTTTCAAGCAAAGGCTACCTTCCTTTGTGGATGAGTGCTAATAGACATGGACTATATGACGACTCTCAAGCCAACTATATTCTCAAAGGAGCAATATATGGCGAAAAACAAATATCAAAAAAATTAAAATTTTCAGGAGAATTAGATCTACTACTTTATAATAACAGCATATCTCAAAGCAGAGCTCAACAAGCATATTTACAGCTTGATTATGGAAAGTTTAGATTTTGGGGAGGATTAAAAGAACACACCATGTCAAGTCATGCCCCAGATATCGGAAGCGGTTCATTTTCAATTAGCGGCAATGCTAGGCCAATTCCTACAATCGCCTTTGGTTTTCCAGAATATACTGATTTACCTTGGACAAATGGTTTTGTACAGTTCAAAGGTATGTTCGAACAATCTTGGCTTGAAAAAGATCGTTACATATCTAAGGCTATGCTTCATAGTAAGAACTTTTATCTTAAAACTAATAAATTACCTGTAAATTTACAGGTAGGTATGACACATAATGTAGTCTTTGGAGGTACTCATCCTGTTCATGGCAAACTACCTCCCTATAACTTTAAAGACTATTTAACAATTTTAATCCCTGCTGGAAATTCAGGGAACAGTCCGATTGAAGGAGAAAATACTAATCAAGCCGGTACCCATCGAGGAATGTTTGATTTTGGCCTAACCGCAAATATTAAAGACTGGGAATTAACTTTATACCATCAAAAACCTTTTGAGGACCTTTCAGGCTACATTCGCTTTTTCGAGCAAAACAAAGATCATTTTACTGGAATTGTCGCTAAAAGCAAAAGCAAAAAAATCATTTCTGAATTCACCTATGAATGGATTTATACTAAATGGCAAAGTGGTCCAGGCTTACCTGATCCTAACGCAGAACATCCAAATAATGAAAGCAACTACGGCTATAGGTTTGGAGGAAGAGATGATTATTATAACAGCATGCATTATTTAAACGGATACACATTCCATCGTTACTCTATCGGTACTCCTCTTTTCATTACTACAGATCGAGCTAATTACTATTTTGATGGTAATGTACAAGGCACTCAATATAATGAACAATTTGTCAGCAACAGAATGATAGCACATCATTTAGGAATAAAAGGTTGGCTTAGCAAATGGATTTCATATAGAGCTTTGTTTACTTACACCGAAAACTTTGGGACATACACTACAGAAAACAATGGAAGATATAATTGGGATAGTATGAACCCAGATAGACCTCCATATAATGACGGTAGTACTACTTATCAGTTCGATGGCGGGCTTAAACAGTATTACACTATGATTGAAATAAGTTCTCCTCTACCTTTTTGGAAAAACATGTCAGCCCATTCAACATTCGCCTACGATTTTGGAGAACTTAGTCATAACTTTGGAATGATAATAGGGATCGCTTATACATTGTAA
- a CDS encoding WecB/TagA/CpsF family glycosyltransferase produces MGETIDKIDHAIESNTPIQHVVVNAGKMVAMQSDMQLYKSVVESDLINADGQAVVWASRFLGQPLPERVAGIDLMESLVALAYNKGYKCFFFGAKEEVVSKVVDIYSEKYSSDIIAGYRNGYYASEEEDQIARQIGESEAHLLFIAITSPKKEIFMNKYKDIINIPFVMGVGGSFDVVSGKAKRAPIWMQQIGMEWFYRLIQEPKRMWKRYLVGNSKFISLVIREKLGF; encoded by the coding sequence ATGGGAGAAACAATTGATAAAATTGATCATGCTATTGAGAGTAATACTCCAATACAACATGTTGTCGTAAATGCTGGAAAGATGGTTGCCATGCAGTCTGATATGCAATTATATAAATCGGTAGTTGAATCTGATTTGATTAATGCAGATGGTCAGGCTGTTGTGTGGGCATCCAGATTTCTAGGTCAGCCTTTACCTGAAAGAGTTGCTGGAATTGACTTAATGGAAAGCTTAGTAGCTCTAGCCTATAACAAAGGATATAAATGTTTCTTTTTTGGTGCTAAAGAAGAAGTTGTTAGTAAAGTTGTTGATATCTATTCTGAGAAGTATTCATCAGATATTATTGCAGGCTATAGAAATGGGTATTATGCTTCTGAAGAAGAAGATCAAATTGCTCGTCAGATTGGAGAGAGTGAGGCGCATTTGTTGTTTATCGCAATTACTTCACCTAAGAAGGAAATATTTATGAATAAGTATAAGGATATTATAAATATTCCATTTGTGATGGGTGTTGGTGGTAGTTTTGATGTAGTCTCTGGAAAAGCAAAGAGAGCTCCAATATGGATGCAGCAAATTGGGATGGAGTGGTTTTATCGTTTGATTCAAGAACCTAAGAGAATGTGGAAAAGGTACCTTGTAGGGAATTCAAAATTTATATCACTTGTAATAAGGGAAAAGCTTGGGTTTTAA